Part of the Butyrivibrio proteoclasticus B316 genome, CTGTGGGAAAGGGGGTGTGGGGGAAAGGGTCAAGCCTCATGGGCTCCCCCACGACAAAAGCAGCCACGCTCCAAAAGGTATTCTGTGATAAATTCCTCGCGGCTGCTTTTCTCTTCTGGTATTAAGTTTTCAGACTGGCTTTTCCTCTTCTACGCTCCTTTCTACCTGAGAAGCCTTAAAGAAAAAAGCCTCTTTCAGGATCATTTTTTCTTGTGGCTCTTCTCCGCTTTTCTTCAGCGGAATGCTCTTCCATATCGGAAGCCGTGAGATGCACTTCTCGCCATGCCTTACGGTGTAGCCTCTTCTCTTCCACTCCATGTATGTGTGTATCTCCTCGGGTTCCCTTGTGAGTGTTTTTCTACCCTCACTATCCTCTATCACTATGTTTCTTCCCGTAGTTCCTATAACTCCCTCGTTCATCAGCCTTATTCGGCTGTTAAATATAATCTGCTCGTTTGTCATCAATGCTCCTTTCCGTAGGGAAGAGTTTTTTCCTCTTCCCCACTTGGTCTTATAATCTATATGTTAGGCGGTCAGTAGATACGCTCTGTCAACAAGTCTTTCTAGTGGGTCAACTGTGGTTGCGTTGACTTCCTTAACCATGTTCTCAAACATTTTCATGTCAACCTCGCTTGTCTTGGGTACTAAAATGCACTCATGGATACTCGATGGAAGAAGTACAAACTCGTGAACACCGATTCTGTCGGCAAGTTCTGCGATACCCTTTTTATCAAGCATTGCGCTTGCTCCCTTGATGTTGCTCTTATTAGAAAGAACATACATCGGAGCAACCTCTCCATCACTTCCGAAAGAGTCCGTGCCCATCATCTGCGCAATGAGGTTCATCAGCGGCTGGGCGGTAAACTCTTCGTGGTTGTTCCTTTCTGCAACCTCGAAAAGATATTCCTCTGTAAGTCCTGCCTGCTCTGCCATTCTAGGCTTTAGCTTTATCGAAAAGCTCTCTCCGTTGTTTGTATCTGCGATATAGAGATACTCTTCGATTCCCTCAAACTCACTTGTCTTCTTGATAAGTTCCTCTGTTCCCTCTCTCTGTACTCCTATGCGGATATGCTCTGCAAGGTAGTCTGCCGAAAATAACTTGTCAACGTCAAAACTAAACTCCCTAGAAACAAGGTTCTCAAGGCTGTCCACAACCTCTGAAAGAGTCATGTTCCTCTCTTCTGCGTCCTCAACAACTTCCTCAAGATACAGAGTAGGAGCAATCCTGTCCTCTTCGCTCTTCTTGACTGAAACGCCTTTCTTTTCAATTCCATTCTTGATGCAAGTCTGCTCTGATACGATATAACCTCTGTTTGTAAGTTCCTCGATAATAGAATTAACTGTAATGTTCATGATTTTTTCCTCCAAATTTGAATTAGTCGATTTTTTGTTTTTTGGGCAGAGCCCTGAATGTGCTTTCTAGATTCAGAACCTTTTCTGGAGGGGAGCGTTCCTTTTTTCGTGTGAGATTTTCCATGTGCTTTTTTTCTTCTCCTTTCTGTGTTTATGGATGTGCTTTCTGAGTTCATCGCCTATCTGTCGGGTTTGCGTGCATCTTCTGTAGCCCGGATGGGACAGGATGCAAGAGACAAGGAACGAGACGCCGTAGGGCAGCCCTTGCAGACAGGACCAGAAGGGCTACGATGCACTCCAGCAAACCGACAGGCGGTGGACTTGGAAAGTGCGTCCATACAGAAAGGGATGAAAAAACACATAGGAAAATCCACACGAAAAAAGAGGGGGTTCCTTCTGGGGAACCCGTTGGAGAAGGGGACTAAGATAATTCCTTGTATGTCCCACACTAAGACTTCCTTGGTGGAAGTCAGGGACATATTGGTCTGGGAGCTCGGGCAGACCTGCGAAGCTGCTCGGAATGGTACACGAAAAGTACTTGAACTGCAGAAACTATCATGAAAGAATATTGTAAGAAAGCCCTACGGAGGAAAAACATGCCTGAAAAAAGTCCACTGACAGCAAAAGAAAAACTGATAAAAGATATCCTTCTGACGCAGATTGAAAGTGTAAAAACTGGTCCTGAAGAGAAAAAGAAGATATGGAAAGAAGGCAGTACCATCAAGAGCACCCAGCATTATGGCTCAAAGTTTAAAAGAGCACTAGACCCTGACATGAGTGATATCGCCATAGCCTTTTACAAAGCCCTTTATAAAGACACGATACTAAAAGATAAAAGAGAAATCCTGCTTGAAGATGGGAGCATAATTGACAGAGAATTTGCCGGAGATACGATCCTTACAGTAAAGAGCCTCAGATACGTGTATTCAAGAAATAATGATACTGACGAGAGCGAGCTTGAGAAATGTTTCCAGCATGTAGATGAAAAGATCCACTGCCTTGCAAACTTCTGGGTCATACCGATGAGGCACGGAAGGAGGAGCAAAAAACTAAACTACTATGATTCCCCAGACCTTTACCTGGAAAAGATAAGAAACAATTTCGATGAGTACAAAGAAATGTTTCCGAAATTTTTCGATAAGTACTCTGTTTCTGACATGGTAAGAGACCTTTGTTTTGAAGAGAGCGAACAACGAAGAAAACAGATAGCAGACAGGGACATAAATATCTTCAGGTCATATGAAGAAGCCATGGATGAAAGGGCAGACCTGCTTGCCAGAGATAAGACAGATGAACTATATGAACTTTTTAGTACATACGGACTTACCGATAGATAAGCGCAGTCACCGGTGAGGGTCTTATGGGACGGGCTGGCTGGAAGGTGTCCCCTAATAGCATAAAGAGCACGCTTCTATTCTCACTT contains:
- a CDS encoding DUF5688 family protein encodes the protein MNITVNSIIEELTNRGYIVSEQTCIKNGIEKKGVSVKKSEEDRIAPTLYLEEVVEDAEERNMTLSEVVDSLENLVSREFSFDVDKLFSADYLAEHIRIGVQREGTEELIKKTSEFEGIEEYLYIADTNNGESFSIKLKPRMAEQAGLTEEYLFEVAERNNHEEFTAQPLMNLIAQMMGTDSFGSDGEVAPMYVLSNKSNIKGASAMLDKKGIAELADRIGVHEFVLLPSSIHECILVPKTSEVDMKMFENMVKEVNATTVDPLERLVDRAYLLTA